GCTTCAAGTTTCTTCATGACGTTTTCAATGTTTAAATTAGTCTCAAATAGGCTACGGCGTTCCATAATCAAGCCTTTGTTGTCGTCAAATAattgcaaaaatttattttgatcaaCAATCTCTGACACTTCGTTGCGAAACTGTACGTAAAGTAGAACCATCTCTCGTTTGTAATCGACAGTTTCATCAATATCGTAGCGTCTGTATCGTATGACGCGTCCGAGCAGTCGTCTGCGATATTCTTTTGGTGCTCTCGACGTCCTCGCTTCAGGTACACCATCTGAATCTTTATCGTCATCCACGTGCACGTCGTCTTCTTCGTCAACGAAATCATTAGCGTTAGCATACCACGAAGCAAACTCTGCCAAATACACTTGTTCTAAAGATTCAGGTCGTTCTTCATATCGCTGTATTATGTTTTTGGTCCAAACATCAGTGCTGTCTCCATCGATGCCTTCACGGTCCATTTGTTGACGACGTTTGCGGCAGCGCTGTCTTTCCGTCGGCCACACTGTTGGGATGTACACAACATCACGACTTGTTTCGCTCATTGGTTGTCGTAGAAGATACCATGCTGCTTCTTGCGCTGACATCTCAACTCCGTTAAGCAGCTTGATACTTAAAGCTTTCAATTGGCCTGTGTAGTCCTGGTCGGGGTGCTCTTGCATCATCGTGGTAAGCTCACGATGTAGGTTACTCATTCCACGGGCTGATTTATTTACATACTCTACGACATACTCTGCGCAGCTGTAATCATCCAAGATGAACTGAATGTCGATGTTAGAGTTGACTTCGCCGGCAAGGTACGGATTGAACGTGTTTGTCATAAGTTCGTCGAAGTTTCGTCTGAACACCAGAGTCGGTCTGCGCAACGTTGAACGCACAATGTCGAGGTATGAAACGTAAGTCAAACAATTAGCATTAAGAAACTCATCCATGCATGCGTATCGATGTTCACCGAGAGAGATACCCATCTCCTTGGCCTTCTGTTGTAGCATTTGACGGCGTCCATTAGATTGAGGTATCGGAACCAATACACGGGTCGTGGTCATAGGCCAGTACGGGATCCCGAATCTGCAAGTTGTCTCACCTCGCTTTGTGCAAGTGAAAGTATGTTTGTGTATCTGGTTGGCGTAGATAGAATTGCTTGGCACATCATCTCGAGCAACCGAACTTATTGTTTCCACAAGATCTATGGTTCTTGGCATATTTTCCGACACGGTCTCACGTGGGTCATCGTTCAACCACAATAAAATGTGTGCGTGTGGGCTTCCTTGATGCTGGAACTCAATACGAAGGAAGTAATCTTTAACAAAATACTTGCCGAACGGATTGTAAGACTGTTTGGATTTCAGCATTTTCATCAAGGAACCAACGAGCCTGTAGAAGTATATGCAGCACGTAACAGGATCGTCGCTCACTAAAGTACAGCGCTCAGAAGTGTTGAGATCTTTTGCTGTTTTTCCAGGATATTTTTTGCTCAGTTTGAGAAGAATAGTTAGCAGTTTCATCCAGCGTATTTCGTTGGCACTTATAGTGAGGAAGACGGTTGGTTTACCAAGTTGACGAATTATTGCAAAGAGGTCTCGTTTGCAAGAGGCCCAGTATTGGACGGAGTTTGGCATTGTCTTCATGAATGCGAGGTTTTGTATGACATATTCTTTCAGAAATTCTGGGTCCTCTAACATACGTCGCGTAACATTCTCCGTGACCGAAACATTGCGAAACGTGCTGTAAATTCCATCCACCATGCGCAGTCGCAATATTTTCAATGCAACGTACAAGATTTTTTGAGGCGTGGCTCCGCGTCTGTCACGACGTCGTATCTCACTGGTCGCTATCATGTAAGGTGATACTGAAACTCCCATGTTGAATCGGCGTGGCTCTCCGAAGTATATAGATGGAAACGACAACTCTTCTGCATGACGGTCATAAATGATGTTGAGATATTTTGCCCGATGTCCTGGTGCAATATAGAGACCATCTTCTTCGTTCCACATCATGGTATGTTGTCTTGAAGCGAGAATCTCAGATTCAGGCGTGTTTTCAGCGGAGATATTTTCTATACGGTTCGACGGATTATCCTGTATGTCATCGAGAAACGGCACAGTAGGATGCAGTCTCGAGAAATCCACGTTGATTTCGTACAAACAATATAATGCAGACTTCTGCAGTACAGTTAGCCACGCACTGATTGTACTTTTGGACATGTATCCACTGATGTAGACCGATTTGTGGGCAAGGTTTTGCTTGATGTTAACATTAATGACATCGTCCTCATTTAATTGGCGCGGCAAATAATTTACCATATCTTGTACGTCTACTGGTATGTTGATCACTTGCCCTATGATTCCACAAGAGAAATCATGGCGCAGACGACGCACTTGCATAAATGGCAGACGTGGCGTTATCAATCGTTCACTGATAGGATCCAGCGGTGGTAGGCCTGGTGGTTGGTCTGGGTATGAGAAACCATTAACTTTTGCAAGGGGCGGCATCGATTTTTTGTTCAGTGAACGTTTGCAAGTGTTGCAAACCATTTCATATTCTTCTCTGCACAGTCGTCGATTTTCTTTGATAAACCATTCCGAGATCACCTCCAGCTGTGCCGCAGTGATGGGTTTGAGGTCGTTCTTGAACCACAGTCTGTCGCAAACCGAACAAGCGTGGCCGAAATCGTTGTCCAGAAAAGTTGATTTGAATCTCATGATCGAGGATGCCCATTTGGCGTTCCAGGTAGATTGTGCCTGTTGTGCTTCAATTTGATCAGGAGAAGTATCTGGTCGAACAGTGATTTGGGCTGGTTCTGCTGCTGAGGTTAGACGTTGCTGGTGTGTGAGCCGTCGAGTACCAGTTTGGACGTCCTCTGACCTTGCCCCTGAACGAGAAGAGGATGCAGTAGTCGATTCTAATGAACCACTGGCAAGAGCCAAGATAGCAGCTTTGCGTAGTCTGCTTTTGCGCTGTCTTTCGGCATCCAATTTCCTCGCAGCTATCGCCTGTGCAGCATTTCTGGATACTGCAAGACTCTGTCTGTACTCACGTTGTTTCTGTGCCTTTGATTTTGGAGCAGCGATTGTTGGTGGTTCAGCGAATGGCGTTGCAGACGTGGATGCTGCAGCGTCTTGCGCCTCAGTGAGTACATTACTCCATAAAGGTAGTGGCAGATCCGTGAGATCCATAGGATCGTCAGATTGGTCTGCCATGATGCAGTTCTGCAAAAGAAATtgttagtaatttattttaaaaattattttaacaaagaaaAAGTACTTATTGAtacattgttaattaaaatttgataacttgtgaatttttttaattggtgttGAGCTAGATGAaaatacatgtaattaaatacaaatcaatatacttattaaaatttatccatgatttgattttttcaatttttgcaggtttaatgtgaattatttgtttaaaaagcAATTCCTttagaaataaactttaatcaaattaatgttaatgaagtgttaatttaaaacaatgaaattgaaatcataaatcaaatttatgaaactgatgcttttgaaaagcccgccaaaACCTGCTTGATATAATAATGTATTCCCTTGCACTACGTTAACTgtcattaaaacataaatatttttaaaactctagttaaaatcattaatttttaattttcaaatattatttacagtttttacatatttaatttaaataatttgtttaaatataatcacaaacaattagctATAGAAATAAACTGCAGGGCCAAGAGCacaatttttcctcaaaatagttgatttagtgaccacaaatgaaaaaaaaagtgacttattTAGTGACTTTCACTCGTACTCACAGACATTTATAttacaacacaaaaacaaaattagtaCATGTTATTTCAAAGTATGTACCAATTATGAATATACTGGccctaaattttaaaaataattacaaatagcaaaataaaaccaaatttacttTGGCATAAAATAAGATGccaaatatttaacatttgaaaCATTTACAACAAATAAGTGATGTACAGGGCTGTATTAAGTTCATGGAGAAAtacaattttgttaagttttacacTTTCACTTTGTttacacagtaaaatatttaaattagggCTGCGAAAGTTCAtcacttaaattaaatatttgtaaggaGCTTGTTCGTTTTCTTGTAGAGTTCATTTTGTAAACTAGACATTCTCTTTGAAAGCAGTTGTTCTTAGTTTTTGACTAACTGTGCTCCTTCGTACATCGCCTGTGCCAGGCTTACTTCCTGAACATCAACAGGAGTCTTAGACAAAGCTTTTTTTAGCCTATTATTGGCCTCTTCGTGCATTTTTTCCCAAGTATCTTTTTTCAATTTATGAAATTTGTTGGCTTCATCCAGTTTTTTCTTCAATTCTTCAACATTTAGCTTCATTCTTTTCACTTCTTTTCTGGATTCTTCTTCTGCTTCTCTTTTCTTCCTCTCATCTTCAACCTTAATCCTCTCAGAGTCTTCTTTTCTTTTCTTCTACTCAAGGTAAAGCTTTTAGCTCTTATGGGCATTAACAGCAGAATTAATAAGTTGCTTGGTGATGGGAACATTCACAGGATTATTTCCATACACTCTAAGACCATCAATGGTGTTTAACCTGGCATTGAGAGTTCTTTCACTCATTGATGATCGATCTTCAGTCagaatttttgaagaaagggaaAACCCCCTTTCAACATCAGCACTGCCATGAGAAATGCTTAGACTCATTTTCACAACTTTCTGCACAGTAGGATACTTTTCAGCACCGACAGCATTCTTCAACTGAAAGATACTTCTCCAAAAATGGTCGATTCTCTGCCCTGGACTGAAGTTTGTCATTTCTCTTTCACTTTTCAACAATCTCCATTCGTCTAAAAGGAGGTCAACATTAATCTCCCCTGGTAAAACTCTTGCTATTTCTGCTATGGACTGCAAACTCTTTGGCTTTAAAACCTGCTCAGGCTGGAAACAGCTGAAGTGTTTCAACATTTTGTGGAACTTACCAACCAAATAATTTCCAGCTGTTGCATAGTGTTTCTGTACACTGAATTTAAACTCCAATCTGTCTCTTTCATTTACACTACTAAGTGCTTCTTCCACAGTGTGTCCACACTGAATGTCAGTGGCATTTTGGAGATTTTCTTTATCAAACACATTGTTTGAAATATCTTTCCCACTAGCAAGTTCTCCCTTGCACACACGACCCATCAACTTGCTTACCAGTGTGTCCAATTCAGTTTGCAGTGCATGTATTAAGGGTTCTTCTTTTTGGAAAATTGTGCAGAAGGTGCTAAAGATTTCTGAGCTAGATATAACAAACAGAATTTCAGCTTTCATTGTGCTTTTCTTTAAAAAGCTACAAATTTTCTTGCATTGTGCTGAATTAAATGTTGCATTTGTTTTTTGCAAGGGAAGAAACTTGGTAGGTAAAGTAGTCTAGCAAAACTGGCCACTGTTCAAGGAGACGACTTGCTGCTTCTCTGAGTGTAACCCATCTGGTTTGAGAGTGTTTAATGAATGAATGCTCTGGAACCTTAACATTTTTCTGAGACTTCACATAATCTTCTTTTCGTGATGGCCAACCATGGAAGAAATAATACACAGATATTACCAACTCAGAAACATCTGTTCCAAAAACTTCTAATCCTTTCAAGAACGCATTATGAACATGATGAAGATTGCACGTTCCTACATCAAGAGACTTTTTCCTCTTGCTGCAAAAACTTCTTCATTTAGCAATGTGAAAACCTTCTGATTCACTTTAGGACCATCACTGCCAACAGTCACAACATTCTTAAGACTCAATGATCCTTTATTAAGCACTGAAAGAATTGATGTGGATAAAACATCAGCAGAAGCCTTTCCTATAAAAATTGTCTCTAGATGATGAATTACTACTTCATTACGAATGTCAGACCAATATCTAATATTTATCTGCAATTCCTTCTTACCTTTGCTGTTGGTAGTTTCATcatattgaatagaaaaataagttttctttGCCTCTTGTAGCATGCCATCTTTGAAGTATGGGCCAAGTGCTTCGGTaactaaatatgaaaattttttcgGGGAAAGTGAGAAACCTTGTGGCACTAATGCTGAAAACATATCAGAGAATACCTCACCAATATCTTGACATGATTGGGCAGACAAATTTTTAGCAACTACTGTCATCGCCCAAATTATTTCTGCTTTAGTGGCAGCTTCTATGGGGTTACAAAATCGTAGAATGTTATTTTGACAAACTGTGGAACACTCCAATGAAGAGACTTGTGCTGGCTCCACTTGTGATGAATTACATTCATTTAGTGGTGCATGACTGCTAGATGATGGCAAACCTAAGGGTGTTAAAGCTTGTGATGGGTCCCCGGTGTTTTCCTCTGACTTACCGTCTTTAACTCCAGTAGTAACACATAGTCGTTCACAACAGAACTATATCAAAAACAAGACAACACTGTGAggcatttagttttaattttacgtTGTTAATATGCTTCTTTCCTGTGTAGTGTTGTGTGACAGACTTAAAAACCCTTTGCCAACATTAACAGAAACACAGCATACAATACAATAAAGTTCATCATCTTTAATCCCCTTTTGTGCCCATTTGGAAATCTTGTGTCCTATAGTATCAGTTTTTTCCAACCACTCTGCTCGAAAATGACACTTCCCCATTTTCAATCCATTTGTACCAAAACTATCACcatgtataattaattaaaaccaaaaaaaccaaaacaaacacCATAGCGATTTTgccattaaatattttagtaatttttgttaATGTGGTCGTTGCAAACggaaaatttacaataaacaatagtGAAAATGCAAAAATGCCACAAACTGCTAGAAAAGTTACCGAAACACGTACCTCAATTCTGTTTTACAGCGAACATAACCACGACACTGTAACGAAGTTACAGCACATTATGCACTAATATGTTATATGTCACCGTGATCCCGCACGTTTTCATCTAAATGTAGTTCCTAACAAGTGGTTTTGCGCTCACCTATAAACACAAACACTTTCGTAGTACACGAATTTGATCACAAAAATAAGCTTCACTATCGTTTATTGTGTTGTTATTTACAACCGAAAACCCGAAAGCCAAGACAAGTGACATATGCTATCGATTATAGAAGCGATACGATCACAATACGATAATCGAATCGCTGTTACACTGGCGACTGGCAGCGCCGCTGCACAGCAAAGTGACGCTGGCATGCAGAACGGTAATATGGTTGGCGTTTTTAATGCACAGTGCGTACCGATTATTACGGCATTTCTGGTAGTACCAAAAACTACGTTTACATGTTGTAAAACGGAGCGAGAAAAGGTAGTAGgtgtaaaagtgaagaaaatagtgacttttaacaaaaaaacggaCCTTAgtgattttgcaaaaaaaaagtaacttttagtAACTTTTAGTGACTCGCTCCGAGCCCtgaaactgaaatcaaatcaatgtcaataaattgttaatttgaaatgacgaaattggacaaataaataaattttttttaattgctgcttttaaaaagaccgccttaacctgtttgatattatagaagattttctcgcatggtggttggctgTTTCAACTTGTCATTTTAGACACAAAGTTATGACATGTGTGaggttaaacattaatttttaatcttatatTAATAGCAAagcacaataatttttttcattgaatactaaataagaGCTGTTGACtttttatatgagataataattttgtagtcaaagtgtaacataacatattattactgcactcgccgaccgatgctactttttttttaataatcaaagaacaaatatatgagattatatcgctaatcaaattcctaaaatgcaagaattaattacctttttgccgcaattgttgttgtaataaacaatagaAACCTCATTaacgtttcacttcactttataaacagttgagaaaacatttcacgtgtaggttgtatgctgccgctgtctctcttctactcagacgcatcggccgatggagtggaagagagatagatgcgtcacaagccaaacgtgcctctctatcgcttgttccgcgctctcgcttgcacgcttggctcaggcggaacatgacactgagtcatgctttttcatgcgtgcagccggtgttcaacGAATTAAtatagacgttatcacgtcaaaaagtctgtatttccttatatttttaaaatgcccAATTCTTTGTTGAAGCTCCATGTAACATGAAATGGCatttgtgtatttatatttatagataAATGTGTCTGACAGTTAAGTTacaaagttttcatataaatagaAAACATGCCTCCACTGAAAAGAAAAACTAAGTTCATTATAATAACATGTAAATAAATCTATGTGCTTTAAAAACATCAAATATAATAGCCCCACTCTTCACAATACAGACAGAAAAATATACTATGGTAATGTCTAAGGCTAAACTGATACCAACACAAACATGACAGTAAAATCTGATTTTAACAATACAGTAGTGAGCCTAAGCACACTTCAAGAGAGTAACTGGGTGAGTCATCCATGATGAAAGAAATACACTAGAACTTCACTGGCATTGACAATGTAGTACATCCTCTTCTAGGCTTTAGCTACGTCTGAAAGTCGCACTTGCAACAGCACTCTTCAGAGTGCTAACAGTAAAGTGGCCGGGAAAGCCTGCAAACTCTCTTTCACTACCTTGCTATGTTGCCTgctaaatcgtgaattaaataaATCAGTATACAGTTAGTCAAATGGCAATAATAACTTCTTATTCTAATATACCCATGTCACTGGAGTACTACTTCAAAGTACCTCTGGTTGTTTCCCCTTTGCACTCCCGTGCATCACTAAATCTCTCTCACTCAGTTGGCTCAggaaaattatacttttctttttTTGACAGCTGTAAATATACATCATTCAGCAACTTGGAAGTTGCCAGATATCTGTTCGCCATTCAAGGTCATGTACTCTTTCAGCAGAGTAGACTGGTCATCTCTAGAAGTTTCTTTCGTAACACTGCTCCCCTGCAAACCTGCCTGTAACTAACATGTAACATGGTTCTGCTGCTCTTCTTGCCACAACGTCTTCTTACGCATCGGACAAACCCAATGTGTACGGCCCAAATCTTGGCAGCCATAGCATCGGTGACGTCTCCTGTTCTTCAGAAATGTGGGCCCCCCCCATGGTATGAATTATGCAATCATAATGCTGTAATTCTTTTTAGTGATTTCTTCTTATGCATCTAGCAGTCGAGATGTTGTAGTTCTTAACAAGCACGGCATCAGTATGATGACCTGTGAACACTTGGTAAGGCTCAGAagcttcttcaatgccctgatgATATCCTAATGGAATTGTTCTAGTTCAATCTTTCTCGTATTTCTATGATTGCACTAGTAGCAAGTGCCTGGCAAAACACTACAGACTTCCAGGTAAGTTACAAAACCCCAAGTATGAGAAATAAACAATAATCagcattttttttagaaactgaCCCTAAATTAGAATGTACAGAATTTTACTACTTTAAGAACATTGTTTCCTTAGTAAATGTTTGCATTCCCTGGTCACTTGACTGAAACAGTAACAGCCTCAAAGCAACAGCAGTCTGTTCTTACCTCAATCTCTTCCTTCACGGGCAGGAGCACTGTTTCAAACGGCTCAGGCTTCACTGGGTCCTCCTCAACACACACACCTTCAGCCATCGTCTGCAACCACAAGTCAGCACACACTGTGGTACAAGCACAAGGACATATACACATACACTCCACGACAACCCAACTTGAACAAATACCATGTCTATGTATATAGGAATCTATTAAATATCAAAAcccaaataatgtttttttttttttcacaataatataaAAAGTAAAACTAACTTGCTTAGCATACTGCTAAAGGATAAGGGGCCAACAGATGAATTCGAGAAATGGTGAAGCAATCCAGAATACGTTTCTTCTTAGTGAACCAATTTCACCAAGACGGCCAACATTATGAATATCAAGTGCCCCAAACCATGTGAGATTGTCTGCAGGGTTGTATGTCACACAGTTATGCACAGGActttgaggcaatgagatttcCAATAATaatgtgtgcttgaaaacccACTGACGCCTATAAGCCTCAACCTAGAACATTAGTTTCAATCACCCAGAATAAAAGTGTAAACATCATGCCCCtcctaaataaattacaaaacgAAAATATAACTTTCAGAGTACGCCTAATCCAACACAACTGACTGCAAAGTAAACACCGTGTAAACATAATTTACCATACTCAACATGGtgctaatataaataaaatactggAAAGTAACATGTGTCTACTGGAAAGTAAAATGtgtcacaagtaaaaaaaacttttgcactattaaaaacataattaaaaagtacaaaaaataccatATTAACTGTTTCAACTCAAGGGGGAAAATTaactgttttaaatgttttatcaattatttttaaatatgcagTCTTGCTCATCAAGATGACAAACTGTACAGATTTGGTTACGTTACGTGAGCAacctttaaaatactttaaaatggcATAATATTTAACTCtagcaaaattaaagtttttttctgCACAGCAATTTATTGATGTATCCATAAGCTTTATACAGCAGGGATCTCCAAACTACGGCTCGCGAGCGCCACTGATCGAGCCCACGGTAACGGCCAGACACGCCCGGTATCCGGCCAGCCGTAGCTTTACAGTATGTCAGTATGTCAGCATGTCAGTATGATGAGCTAGCTACTTCTGGCTCTCGGAACTTGGTGGAGTCACAGTGGCCCTTAGTTTGGAGACCTCTGGGTTAGCAAGTGTGACTTCATGACAGTGAATGTGAAGTGTGTCCCTTGTTTAAtggttatctttgaaagatttgtgcaatgggagtgcatgacttgatgtaagtttttggacatacgccattgctaagaactttttctgttgaagaaaaactacaaaataaaaaataaataaactaatagagaaataaaaaaatcccaaaaaagacaaaaaaacacaaaattaagcaaaaagttgctgttgtcaacaaggatataaacaccacaaaatattccggaacaggaatatggtcaacaaaacaaagaaaaacaaggaaaatgtactaagagaacgaaaaaaaaaccacaaatgatgacgacacagaaatattgaacccaaaaaattcagcacaacggtcgaaacaaaacaaaaacacgacaaaacgaaaagacgaaacaaacacaatagttttaccaaaacagaaacaagcgacgtttcgggaactgctatctgctcctgtcctcaggcagagaggcagagacgcacatggtacggaaacacaggtgcgactctgttttggtaaaactaatgtgttcgtttcgtcttttcgttttgtcgtgtttttgtctcgtttcaactgttgtgctgaattattttgggttcaatatttttgtgctgtcatcatttgtgggtttttttattgttctattctgttttggaaaactattgtgtttatttcgtcttttcgttttgtcgtgtttttgtttcgtttcgaccgttgtgctgaattttgggggttcaatatttctgtcgtcatcatttgtgggttttttttcgttctcttagtacattttccttgtttttatttgttttgttgaccatattcctgttccggaatattttgtggtgtttatatccttgttgacaaaagcaattttttgcttattttttgcttaattttgtgtttttttttgtcttttttgggatttatttatttctttattttttttatttatttttttagtttttcttcaacagaaaaagttcttagcaatggtgtatgtccaaaaacttacatcaagtcttgttTCATGGTCATGCACCATATGCTGTTTTGCCTTCTTTGTGAGTGGCTGCCACGGTTGTGtgtgcaggaattttttttttaattaattgcaaaTTTGTGTGTTTGagcttattaattttaaaatgcccaaaatttaagttttaaagcaaacattttataaaatactgttaATGTCTCCGACAGGAATGATGAGACATGGCTGACCTCGGAAAGAAGAATTTTAATTACCCTAGGTTTTAAGCAAGTTAGTGTGATCATAATTAGAGTGTCTTGGGTGGTTCCGTAACGTCAGTTACATTAAAAGTGATACAAA
The window above is part of the Bacillus rossius redtenbacheri isolate Brsri chromosome 13, Brsri_v3, whole genome shotgun sequence genome. Proteins encoded here:
- the LOC134538481 gene encoding uncharacterized protein LOC134538481 isoform X8, yielding MLVVRLYQNEIFVFSLYFINITMAEGVCVEEDPVKPEPFETVLLPVKEEIENCIMADQSDDPMDLTDLPLPLWSNVLTEAQDAAASTSATPFAEPPTIAAPKSKAQKQREYRQSLAVSRNAAQAIAARKLDAERQRKSRLRKAAILALASGSLESTTASSSRSGARSEDVQTGTRRLTHQQRLTSAAEPAQITVRPDTSPDQIEAQQAQSTWNAKWASSIMRFKSTFLDNDFGHACSVCDRLWFKNDLKPITAAQLEVISEWFIKENRRLCREEYEMVCNTCKRSLNKKSMPPLAKVNGFSYPDQPPGLPPLDPISERLITPRLPFMQVRRLRHDFSCGIIGQVINIPVDVQDMVNYLPRQLNEDDVINVNIKQNLAHKSVYISGYMSKSTISAWLTVLQKSALYCLYEINVDFSRLHPTVPFLDDIQDNPSNRIENISAENTPESEILASRQHTMMWNEEDGLYIAPGHRAKYLNIIYDRHAEELSFPSIYFGEPRRFNMGVSVSPYMIATSEIRRRDRRGATPQKILYVALKILRLRMVDGIYSTFRNVSVTENVTRRMLEDPEFLKEYVIQNLAFMKTMPNSVQYWASCKRDLFAIIRQLGKPTVFLTISANEIRWMKLLTILLKLSKKYPGKTAKDLNTSERCTLVSDDPVTCCIYFYRLVGSLMKMLKSKQSYNPFGKYFVKDYFLRIEFQHQGSPHAHILLWLNDDPRETVSENMPRTIDLVETISSVARDDVPSNSIYANQIHKHTFTCTKRGETTCRFGIPYWPMTTTRVLVPIPQSNGRRQMLQQKAKEMGISLGEHRYACMDEFLNANCLTYVSYLDIVRSTLRRPTLVFRRNFDELMTNTFNPYLAGEVNSNIDIQFILDDYSCAEYVVEYVNKSARGMSNLHRELTTMMQEHPDQDYTGQLKALSIKLLNGVEMSAQEAAWYLLRQPMSETSRDVVYIPTVWPTERQRCRKRRQQMDREGIDGDSTDVWTKNIIQRYEERPESLEQVYLAEFASWYANANDFVDEEDDVHVDDDKDSDGVPEARTSRAPKEYRRRLLGRVIRYRRYDIDETVDYKREMVLLYVQFRNEVSEIVDQNKFLQLFDDNKGLIMERRSLFETNLNIENVMKKLEAMMIFRNKDNSNLQEEESRAAFVQRLLGEDGAEKVDVVNQIVPRQGFSIVKKCSNVMTKQQYCELVRTTNPEQREIILETMAEGVCVEEDPVKPEPFETVLLPVKQEIETMAEGVCVEEDPVKPESFETVLLPVKEEIVSEDEADGGETAESRVKVKEEIDVEDFQASEQLQEAASLSVSVERNNLPYMMEERSKDEKDSEPVHLGGKTQGLNELCRSELDSKTNNTKQIRSFSCLQCSAKFNESSLLKIHSSIHTGEKPFSCSFCSAKFSRNDDFKVHVRTHTGEMPFSCSHCSSKFTAKKHLTAHLRKHTDVKPFSCSFCSTAFVQKAKLKRHLRTHTGEKPFSCSFCSTAFVQKANLKRHLRTHTGEKPFSCSFCSARFTVKNSLNYHISTHTGEKPFSCSFCSAKYYTKKTLGIHILSHIGEKQFSCSHCSAKFYVKSSLVTHIRSHTGEKPFSCSYCSSKFTQKCHLIAHLRIHTGEKPFSCSQCSAKFIENSSLRRHIRTHKCQ